The following coding sequences lie in one Spirochaetia bacterium 38H-sp genomic window:
- a CDS encoding M23 family metallopeptidase codes for MFHRIIIRNQKFYVDIISMIMLKESIASDTEKKGLLYTATFMLENKYIKVPGKKAIKRNTSKKNTYSYNNNLVGTGIKENNKTQVMISPKFVRVLYIIVLVLFFVLIVLFAINNALASEMLIKEEESDRFLSEIVSNYVSYGSFFEKPEPAYVEVDPSQFSSLNVQEYTIKQGDTLYDIAKKFNLRLDTIISFNTMSDVRRIPVNTTIHIPDRNGVLYTVNKGDSLESIAKKYGISMISILDANDLSTDKLKVGQKLFLPDAKMSSFELKKALGELFIYPIKGRLTSSFGMRTNPFTGKGPLSFHNGIDIANPIGTPVKAALAGKIVRAGTHSIYGKYVIISHYGGFQTLYGHMSRILVKSGQYVSQGQKIGEVGNTGYSSGPHLHFSVFKNGKAVDPLKYLR; via the coding sequence ATGTTTCACAGAATAATTATAAGGAATCAGAAATTTTATGTCGATATCATATCTATGATCATGTTAAAAGAAAGCATTGCATCGGATACAGAGAAAAAAGGTTTGTTGTATACTGCTACGTTTATGTTGGAAAATAAGTATATAAAAGTTCCCGGTAAGAAAGCAATAAAAAGAAATACCTCAAAGAAAAATACATATTCTTATAATAATAACCTTGTCGGTACTGGAATAAAAGAAAATAATAAAACGCAAGTTATGATTTCTCCCAAATTTGTAAGGGTACTTTACATAATAGTTTTGGTATTGTTTTTTGTTTTAATTGTTCTTTTTGCCATAAACAATGCACTGGCATCTGAGATGTTAATAAAGGAAGAAGAAAGTGATAGATTTCTCAGTGAAATTGTTTCCAATTATGTTTCCTATGGTTCTTTTTTTGAAAAGCCGGAGCCTGCATATGTAGAAGTAGATCCTTCTCAATTCTCCAGTCTTAATGTACAGGAATACACTATAAAACAGGGAGACACACTCTACGATATAGCAAAAAAGTTTAACCTTAGATTGGATACCATCATAAGCTTTAATACCATGTCTGATGTAAGAAGAATACCTGTAAATACTACAATACATATTCCAGATAGAAATGGTGTCTTGTATACAGTTAATAAAGGCGATTCGCTTGAATCTATAGCAAAGAAATACGGAATAAGTATGATAAGTATATTGGATGCAAATGATTTATCTACGGATAAATTAAAAGTAGGGCAAAAACTATTTCTTCCTGACGCAAAAATGAGTTCTTTTGAATTAAAAAAGGCGCTTGGAGAATTGTTTATATATCCCATCAAAGGAAGGCTTACATCCAGTTTTGGGATGAGAACCAATCCCTTCACAGGTAAAGGTCCTTTGAGTTTTCATAATGGTATAGATATTGCAAATCCCATTGGTACTCCTGTCAAAGCTGCGTTGGCCGGAAAGATCGTAAGGGCAGGAACACATTCCATATATGGCAAGTATGTAATTATTTCCCATTATGGTGGATTTCAGACTTTATATGGACATATGTCAAGAATATTAGTCAAAAGCGGTCAATATGTATCGCAGGGACAAAAAATAGGAGAAGTAGGTAATACAGGATACAGCTCTGGGCCACATTTGCATTTTTCTGTATTTAAGAATGGAAAAGCAGTAGACCCATTAAAATATCTGCGTTAA
- a CDS encoding S26 family signal peptidase, with protein MKHICIVIFIFLLISEIGFPAAVEGNSMQPAIRENKIVYVFTIVYGIRIPFSTRFIVRWGVPKEGSIVAFIDPMGNFSIKRCITRYKKEIYLEGDNKISSVDSRNYGYIPIENIIGNVLTFSD; from the coding sequence GTGAAACATATTTGCATTGTAATATTTATATTTCTTCTTATATCGGAGATCGGCTTCCCTGCTGCAGTTGAAGGGAATTCTATGCAACCTGCCATACGTGAAAATAAAATTGTTTATGTGTTTACAATTGTATATGGAATAAGAATTCCCTTTAGCACGAGATTTATTGTAAGATGGGGAGTGCCTAAAGAAGGCTCAATAGTAGCATTTATAGATCCCATGGGGAACTTTTCTATAAAGAGATGCATTACCAGGTATAAAAAAGAAATATATCTGGAAGGTGATAATAAAATCAGTTCTGTTGATTCCAGAAATTACGGTTATATTCCCATTGAGAATATAATAGGAAATGTGTTAACCTTTTCTGACTAA
- a CDS encoding penicillin-binding transpeptidase domain-containing protein, producing MEDKKRSVRIWIAISFLLIWAIILMGRISYLMLFNKENAKTSITNNKKIRGTIMDRNGEILAIQIKLFSLSAWMPSVEDIDSSIKLLSPILDIKEEELRDKLNSSKGFLYIKRRLSPSAEKEINKLIASGKLPGFSLQPEYTRIYPLKSIGSHVVGYSGTDNRGLDGVEYTMDSILMSSMGDVPYSGGNNIFLTIDSRIQHITDNFAEELKTQHKAKDVMILLADAKTGEILAYSAAPGFDCNLYPETTIEQRTNYPISYSYEPGSVFKIFSLASFLEIGGIDSSFRTYCPGYYVNTSTTPNIKINCLGTHGEENITDILVNSCNTGAAYASDTVSDEEFYRLLIKLGFGNKTGIALNGESAGVLNSPEKWSLRSKPTIAIGQEIGVTAIQMIKAATAIANKGTLLEPQIIKKITTQDGKIIKESKPVRIDQVFSPSTTEIILQGMQEAVERGTAKRAKLDFVNIAAKTGTAQKLDPKTGKYSKTDFIASTMSFIPADNPSIIAYIVIDSPHGESYYGGRIAAPAIAELIKRVSDYIDIKDNTEKTHLYSDGKTKIPVEKLPIITDVIPDFTGLSKATLMPLLLRDDIKVNIKGSGWVVRQNPEPGTPFKKGMSITLELE from the coding sequence ATGGAAGATAAAAAGAGATCCGTACGTATATGGATAGCTATCTCTTTCCTACTCATTTGGGCTATTATCCTTATGGGCCGCATATCATATCTAATGCTTTTTAACAAAGAAAATGCAAAAACCTCCATAACAAACAACAAAAAAATACGTGGAACAATAATGGATAGGAATGGAGAAATCCTGGCAATCCAAATCAAACTTTTTTCTCTATCTGCATGGATGCCCTCCGTAGAGGATATTGATTCTTCTATAAAATTATTATCTCCTATTCTTGATATAAAAGAAGAAGAACTCAGAGATAAATTAAACAGCAGCAAAGGCTTTTTATATATAAAAAGAAGATTATCACCATCTGCAGAAAAAGAAATAAACAAACTCATTGCCAGCGGAAAACTGCCCGGCTTTTCTTTGCAACCGGAATACACAAGAATATATCCGCTAAAATCAATAGGGTCACATGTTGTAGGGTATAGCGGAACAGATAACAGAGGATTGGATGGCGTAGAATACACTATGGACTCTATTCTTATGTCTTCAATGGGAGATGTGCCATATTCCGGTGGTAATAACATATTTCTAACTATAGACTCCAGAATACAACATATTACGGATAATTTTGCAGAAGAGTTAAAAACACAGCACAAAGCAAAAGACGTTATGATTCTACTTGCAGATGCAAAAACAGGAGAAATCTTGGCATACAGTGCAGCCCCCGGTTTTGATTGTAATCTCTATCCTGAAACTACTATCGAACAGAGAACAAACTACCCCATATCATATTCTTATGAACCAGGCTCTGTTTTTAAAATATTTTCTCTTGCATCTTTTCTTGAGATAGGAGGAATAGACAGCAGTTTTAGAACTTATTGTCCCGGATATTATGTAAATACCAGTACAACCCCCAATATAAAGATAAACTGTCTTGGTACACATGGAGAAGAAAACATAACAGATATACTTGTAAATTCCTGCAATACAGGTGCCGCATATGCATCAGATACGGTATCCGATGAGGAGTTTTACAGATTACTCATCAAGCTTGGTTTTGGAAACAAAACAGGAATAGCTTTAAACGGAGAATCAGCAGGAGTATTGAATAGTCCAGAAAAATGGTCTTTACGCTCCAAGCCCACAATTGCCATAGGACAGGAAATAGGTGTTACAGCAATCCAAATGATAAAGGCAGCAACAGCTATTGCTAATAAAGGCACTCTCCTTGAGCCACAAATTATAAAAAAGATAACAACCCAAGATGGAAAAATAATAAAAGAAAGCAAACCTGTAAGAATAGATCAGGTTTTTTCTCCCAGTACTACGGAAATAATACTCCAGGGGATGCAAGAAGCTGTAGAAAGAGGAACAGCAAAAAGAGCAAAATTGGATTTTGTAAATATTGCAGCAAAAACAGGTACAGCACAAAAGCTTGATCCCAAAACAGGAAAATACTCAAAAACAGATTTTATTGCCTCTACTATGTCCTTTATTCCGGCGGATAATCCCAGTATAATTGCATATATTGTTATAGATTCTCCCCATGGTGAAAGCTACTATGGGGGCAGAATAGCAGCTCCTGCCATTGCAGAACTTATAAAACGAGTATCAGATTATATTGATATAAAAGACAACACAGAAAAAACTCATCTATATTCTGATGGTAAGACCAAAATTCCTGTAGAAAAACTTCCAATTATTACGGATGTTATTCCGGACTTTACAGGTCTTTCTAAGGCAACGCTCATGCCTCTTCTTCTAAGAGACGATATAAAGGTAAATATAAAAGGTTCCGGATGGGTTGTAAGACAAAATCCTGAACCAGGAACACCTTTTAAAAAAGGTATGTCAATTACTCTGGAATTAGAATAA
- a CDS encoding 6-hydroxymethylpterin diphosphokinase MptE-like protein, which produces MQETSTDRENLKKKNLNIFSHLIHRFIDIGKNRKRGDIILREDKGRYFLELDGKAVYSKYSPDKEAARLIKEANLEKADVCVFFGLGGGYHVEEFLNRNRTADAIIIEPLFENLYEIAGLRDFSFLMQGERVSFFTYDMLDEKSFFSVILSYPDSGIYFFSLNAYKNYYQDKYKHIFNLTERIKKARNTNRNTAKKFGRRWIRNTLRNLPLFIDAHGLELLSGRLAYPAILLGAGPSLDLLSPHISMLRERTFIIATDTSIRWCRQNGVIPDIVITVDPQYWNSRHLDYVDKSNCLLVTDPAVYPSVLHKEGLSALFINSALPLVSFFSRWTGFKMSLAAGGSVTTSAWDLARLCGADIIMMAGVDLGFPQRRLYYKGALVEEYSLVKSSRLRSPHDNIIPVYFDAGLRREKCDTGYTYTNSRMEVYKTWFEIEVGKTVFPRTVRISKGGVDIKGIEYISPPEMSNLPYIRDNIDNILKDIRDAALIKKNMQKSSQVFYILKELIQDISDKAQKGLEITRDINITQDTFTKIEAIIFDIKRNPVFPLINLLIQDVVDNLIDARTEDSVIKNYAVILKAIEDSTHIYMEEIDYVSPLYK; this is translated from the coding sequence ATGCAGGAAACTAGTACTGATAGAGAAAATCTAAAGAAAAAAAATCTTAATATCTTTTCACATCTTATCCATCGTTTTATTGACATTGGTAAAAATAGAAAAAGAGGAGATATCATCCTAAGAGAAGACAAAGGAAGATATTTTCTGGAACTGGATGGAAAAGCTGTATACAGCAAATATTCTCCGGATAAAGAGGCAGCGAGACTTATAAAAGAAGCAAATTTGGAAAAAGCTGATGTGTGTGTGTTCTTTGGTCTTGGAGGCGGATATCATGTGGAAGAATTTCTCAATAGAAATAGAACAGCAGATGCTATAATAATCGAGCCTCTTTTTGAGAATTTGTATGAGATTGCAGGGCTGAGAGACTTCTCTTTTCTAATGCAGGGAGAAAGAGTTAGTTTTTTTACATATGATATGTTGGATGAAAAAAGTTTTTTTTCTGTTATTTTATCATACCCTGACAGTGGAATTTATTTTTTCTCTCTCAATGCATATAAAAATTACTATCAAGATAAATATAAGCATATTTTTAATCTTACAGAACGTATAAAGAAAGCAAGAAATACCAACAGAAATACTGCCAAGAAGTTTGGCAGAAGGTGGATAAGAAACACATTGCGAAATCTTCCGTTGTTTATCGATGCACATGGGCTGGAACTTTTATCAGGCAGGTTAGCTTATCCTGCTATTCTTCTCGGCGCAGGACCGTCTCTTGATCTTTTATCACCTCATATTTCTATGTTAAGGGAAAGAACTTTTATTATTGCAACGGATACTTCTATCAGATGGTGCAGACAAAATGGTGTAATCCCCGATATTGTGATAACTGTGGATCCTCAATACTGGAATAGTCGTCATCTAGATTATGTGGATAAAAGTAATTGTTTACTTGTAACAGATCCTGCTGTGTACCCTTCTGTGCTTCACAAAGAAGGACTTTCTGCTCTTTTTATAAATTCCGCTCTTCCTCTTGTATCTTTCTTTTCCAGATGGACGGGGTTTAAGATGTCTCTTGCAGCAGGTGGCTCTGTAACAACCAGCGCATGGGATCTCGCACGCTTATGCGGTGCGGACATCATAATGATGGCCGGTGTTGACTTAGGTTTTCCACAAAGAAGGCTTTATTATAAAGGGGCTCTTGTAGAAGAGTATTCTCTGGTAAAAAGCAGTAGACTCAGAAGTCCTCATGACAATATTATTCCTGTTTATTTTGATGCAGGTCTAAGACGGGAAAAATGTGATACAGGGTATACTTATACAAATTCTAGGATGGAGGTATATAAGACTTGGTTTGAGATAGAGGTTGGAAAGACTGTTTTTCCTCGCACAGTGAGGATAAGCAAGGGCGGGGTTGATATCAAAGGTATAGAGTATATAAGTCCGCCAGAGATGTCTAATCTACCTTATATAAGGGATAATATCGATAATATCTTAAAGGATATAAGAGATGCTGCTTTAATAAAGAAGAATATGCAAAAATCAAGTCAGGTTTTTTATATTTTAAAAGAGCTTATCCAAGATATAAGTGATAAGGCACAAAAAGGGCTAGAAATAACAAGAGATATTAATATAACTCAAGATACTTTTACAAAGATAGAAGCAATTATCTTTGATATAAAAAGAAATCCTGTTTTCCCGCTAATTAATCTTCTTATCCAGGATGTTGTTGATAATCTTATTGATGCAAGAACAGAAGATTCTGTCATAAAAAATTATGCTGTTATTTTGAAAGCTATCGAGGATTCTACCCATATCTATATGGAAGAAATTGACTATGTAAGTCCTCTCTACAAATAA
- the carB gene encoding carbamoyl-phosphate synthase large subunit gives MPARKDIKSVLIIGSGPIVIGQACEFDYSGTQAVKALREEGYRVILVNPNPATIMTTPDIADAVYMEPLDVPYVEKIIAKERPDALLPTMGGQTGLNLSIELYEQGVLAKYGVELIGADIEAIKRAEDRGEFKETMLKIGLDVPRSAVVHSMSEGFKVLEEIGLPLIIRPSFTLGGKGGSIANTRAEYELQLERAFIESPVHEALIEESLLGWKEFELEVMRDHADNAIIVCSIENIDAMGVHTGDSITVAPIQTLSDPEYQKMRTAGIEVLRAIGVDTGGSNVQFAVNPKTGRMVVIEMNPRVSRSSALASKATGFPIARAAAKLAIGYTLDEIVNEITGKTVSCFEPSLDYVAVKVPRFEFGKFPAGYRELGTQMKSIGESLALGRTFPEALNKAIRAIEQGTDGLSELKLPQEEVEEMLHFLHPQKLPAVYTTLHREGRSAIDRILEKTKIDIWFISQIADLVEFEKSIEGKGILDKATLLKAKQYGLTDRKIAELTGMKKDEVSSLREKNSIRASYHFVDTCAGEFAAETPYFYSTYGEIDEGGDSGEDSVIIIASGPNRIGQGLEFDTCCTLATMAYREIGKKAIMVNSNPETVSTDFNVSDRLYLEPLNSEDVKEILKKEKTKKVVVQLGGQTPLNMAEELEKAGAQIVGTPVKGITEAEDRAFFSKLVERLNLRQPSNKAAKNWDEVKTFTQEIGFPVLLRPSFVLGGKSMFIAYNEEELGEFLKKDIEISAARPVLVDQFLEDAFEYDVDAVADGYNVYIGGIMQHIEAAGIHSGDSACVFPAYKSTPNILNKMREATVKIARELGVKGFLNIQFAAKDDELYVLEVNPRASRTVPYLSKASGVNLVKAAVKVWEGEDLASQGLVGKDGVGEGHCIVGWAVKEAMFSFDRFRDLDPLLGPEMKSTGEVIGIGKSFGEAFAKAQLASGNRLPTHGRVFVSVHDDDKKTILPIVKELAELGFEIAATRGTADYLYKNGLFPEVLLKIHEGHPNLLDHMRRGRIQLVINTPLGRFSQKGDEHIRIEALKRKIPYTTTTSAAQAAVEGIKHLLSGDISVEKVEQFK, from the coding sequence GTGCCCGCAAGAAAGGATATAAAATCGGTTCTTATTATAGGGTCTGGGCCCATTGTCATAGGTCAGGCCTGTGAGTTTGACTATTCTGGCACCCAGGCTGTTAAAGCCCTGAGAGAAGAGGGTTACAGGGTAATTCTTGTTAATCCCAATCCAGCTACAATCATGACTACTCCGGATATTGCAGACGCTGTATATATGGAGCCTCTTGATGTTCCCTATGTAGAAAAAATTATAGCAAAAGAGCGTCCTGATGCTCTTTTGCCTACAATGGGAGGGCAGACAGGGCTCAACCTGTCCATAGAGCTTTATGAGCAGGGGGTTCTTGCAAAATATGGGGTGGAGCTTATAGGTGCGGATATAGAAGCTATAAAGAGAGCTGAAGACAGGGGTGAGTTTAAGGAGACCATGCTTAAGATTGGGCTTGATGTTCCCCGATCCGCTGTTGTGCACAGTATGTCAGAAGGCTTCAAGGTTTTGGAAGAAATAGGGCTTCCTCTTATAATCAGACCCAGCTTTACACTAGGTGGTAAAGGCGGAAGTATTGCCAACACAAGAGCAGAATATGAGCTTCAGCTTGAGAGAGCTTTTATAGAGAGCCCTGTGCATGAGGCCCTTATAGAAGAGTCTCTCCTGGGGTGGAAGGAGTTTGAGCTTGAAGTCATGAGAGACCATGCTGATAATGCTATCATAGTATGTTCTATAGAAAATATAGATGCCATGGGTGTACATACTGGTGACAGCATAACAGTTGCTCCCATACAGACCTTATCAGATCCAGAGTACCAAAAGATGCGCACGGCAGGTATAGAGGTTCTGCGTGCTATCGGAGTCGATACTGGCGGTTCCAATGTGCAGTTTGCAGTCAATCCCAAGACTGGCAGAATGGTTGTAATAGAGATGAATCCGCGTGTATCACGTTCTTCTGCTCTTGCAAGTAAAGCAACAGGATTTCCCATAGCACGAGCTGCCGCAAAGCTTGCAATAGGTTATACGCTTGATGAGATTGTCAACGAGATAACAGGCAAGACAGTATCCTGCTTTGAGCCTAGTTTGGATTATGTCGCAGTAAAAGTTCCTCGCTTTGAGTTTGGTAAGTTTCCAGCAGGCTACAGAGAGCTGGGAACTCAGATGAAGTCAATAGGAGAATCCCTTGCTCTTGGGAGAACCTTTCCGGAGGCTCTAAACAAGGCAATAAGGGCTATAGAGCAGGGTACGGACGGTCTAAGCGAACTAAAACTGCCGCAGGAAGAAGTGGAAGAGATGCTGCATTTTCTGCACCCACAGAAGCTCCCTGCCGTATATACAACTTTACACAGGGAGGGGCGTTCGGCAATTGACCGCATACTTGAAAAAACGAAGATAGACATATGGTTTATATCTCAGATAGCAGACCTCGTAGAGTTTGAAAAATCAATAGAAGGTAAGGGCATCCTTGATAAGGCAACTCTGCTTAAGGCAAAGCAGTATGGACTTACGGACAGAAAAATAGCCGAGCTTACCGGTATGAAAAAGGATGAAGTAAGCTCCCTGAGGGAAAAGAACAGCATAAGAGCAAGCTACCACTTTGTAGACACCTGTGCAGGCGAGTTTGCAGCGGAGACCCCTTACTTTTACAGTACATATGGGGAGATTGATGAGGGAGGAGACAGCGGAGAAGATTCTGTAATCATCATAGCATCCGGGCCCAATAGGATAGGACAGGGTCTTGAGTTTGATACCTGCTGTACTCTTGCTACAATGGCATATCGAGAGATTGGAAAGAAAGCAATAATGGTAAACTCCAATCCAGAAACAGTATCAACAGACTTTAACGTATCAGACCGATTGTATCTTGAACCTCTCAATTCTGAGGATGTAAAAGAAATACTCAAAAAAGAAAAGACAAAAAAAGTCGTAGTACAGCTGGGAGGACAGACTCCTCTTAATATGGCAGAAGAACTTGAAAAGGCAGGAGCTCAGATAGTAGGGACACCCGTAAAAGGAATAACAGAGGCGGAAGACAGGGCCTTCTTTTCAAAGCTTGTAGAAAGACTCAACCTTAGACAGCCAAGCAACAAAGCTGCAAAGAACTGGGATGAGGTAAAAACCTTTACACAGGAAATAGGCTTCCCTGTACTTTTACGACCATCTTTTGTTCTTGGCGGCAAAAGCATGTTTATAGCTTATAATGAGGAAGAACTTGGAGAATTCCTTAAGAAAGACATAGAGATATCGGCAGCCAGACCCGTACTTGTTGACCAATTTCTTGAGGATGCCTTTGAATATGATGTGGATGCAGTAGCAGACGGTTATAACGTTTACATAGGCGGGATAATGCAGCACATAGAAGCTGCCGGAATCCATTCTGGTGATTCTGCCTGCGTCTTTCCTGCCTACAAATCAACACCCAATATTCTGAATAAGATGCGCGAAGCAACTGTCAAGATTGCAAGAGAACTGGGTGTAAAAGGTTTTCTCAACATACAGTTTGCAGCCAAGGATGATGAACTGTACGTGCTTGAGGTTAATCCCCGGGCATCTAGAACCGTACCATATCTTTCCAAAGCCTCCGGCGTCAATCTTGTAAAAGCTGCCGTAAAAGTGTGGGAAGGAGAAGACCTTGCAAGCCAGGGACTTGTTGGAAAAGATGGAGTAGGTGAGGGACACTGTATTGTCGGATGGGCGGTAAAAGAAGCCATGTTTTCATTTGATAGATTTCGTGATCTGGATCCGCTTCTTGGACCTGAGATGAAATCAACAGGAGAAGTGATTGGAATAGGCAAGAGCTTTGGAGAAGCTTTTGCCAAGGCACAACTTGCCTCAGGAAACAGACTCCCTACCCATGGTCGTGTATTTGTTTCTGTACATGACGACGACAAGAAAACGATTCTACCTATAGTCAAGGAACTAGCAGAACTGGGCTTTGAAATAGCGGCAACCAGAGGTACAGCAGATTATCTGTATAAAAATGGTCTATTCCCCGAGGTTCTTCTTAAGATACACGAAGGACACCCCAATCTTCTGGACCACATGCGCAGGGGCAGAATACAACTTGTGATAAACACACCTTTGGGGCGATTCTCACAAAAAGGCGATGAGCACATCAGGATAGAAGCTCTCAAGAGAAAAATACCCTATACGACAACCACCTCTGCAGCACAAGCCGCAGTAGAAGGCATAAAACACCTTCTCTCAGGTGACATAAGCGTAGAAAAAGTAGAACAGTTTAAATAA
- the carA gene encoding glutamine-hydrolyzing carbamoyl-phosphate synthase small subunit — protein MSKSCALVLEDGTVFYGSPFGAPPLSIGSLKNGEKKLEGVGEVVFNTGMVGYVEILTDPSYTGQIVTMTYPHIGNYGVDRAWNESGPEKGRRQVKVAGFVVRSLYEGPVPEGRISLSKYLETEGVPGICGVDTRALTLMLREGGSPFGLIVDVPAGQESLSDSDIKAVVEYLDSIPHMEGANLVEYVGTREVVDYDGAAARFALIDCGIKANIIRELNSRNVHVTVFPSTCSAEDILNGGFDAAFFSNGPGDPAVLTEQIELAKSLIGKMPVFGICLGHQIISLALGAKTYKLKFGHHGINNPVRDEFTKKVFVTSQNHGFAVDESSLPKGVSVWFKNANDDTVEGIAHDSLPVKASQFHPEAAPGPHDCSWIFDDFIDTALKSKE, from the coding sequence ATGAGTAAATCCTGTGCACTGGTTCTAGAAGACGGGACTGTTTTTTATGGCAGTCCATTCGGCGCTCCGCCTTTGAGTATCGGCTCGCTCAAAAATGGCGAGAAAAAACTGGAAGGCGTGGGTGAGGTCGTTTTTAACACCGGTATGGTAGGATATGTGGAGATTCTCACAGATCCGTCATATACTGGGCAGATTGTTACTATGACTTATCCGCATATTGGCAACTACGGGGTAGACAGAGCGTGGAATGAGTCCGGGCCCGAGAAGGGAAGAAGACAGGTCAAGGTTGCAGGTTTTGTAGTACGTAGTCTTTACGAGGGGCCTGTGCCCGAGGGGAGAATTTCTCTGTCCAAGTATCTGGAGACAGAGGGAGTGCCCGGGATTTGCGGTGTGGATACCAGGGCTCTTACGCTTATGCTGCGTGAGGGTGGGAGCCCGTTCGGACTTATTGTTGATGTACCTGCGGGACAGGAGAGCCTCTCGGATTCGGATATAAAGGCTGTTGTGGAGTATCTGGACAGTATACCCCATATGGAGGGAGCCAACCTTGTTGAGTATGTAGGTACCCGCGAGGTAGTGGACTACGATGGTGCTGCTGCTCGATTTGCTCTTATTGACTGCGGAATTAAGGCTAATATAATTCGTGAGCTCAATTCTCGTAATGTGCATGTTACGGTTTTCCCTAGCACTTGTTCTGCAGAAGATATTCTTAATGGCGGCTTTGATGCGGCGTTTTTTTCCAATGGTCCTGGAGACCCTGCTGTCCTTACAGAACAGATTGAGCTTGCAAAATCGCTTATAGGCAAGATGCCTGTTTTTGGCATATGTTTGGGACATCAGATTATTTCTCTTGCCCTTGGTGCAAAAACATACAAGCTTAAGTTTGGTCACCATGGTATCAACAATCCTGTACGAGATGAGTTTACAAAGAAGGTTTTTGTAACTTCTCAGAATCATGGCTTTGCCGTGGATGAGTCATCCCTGCCAAAGGGTGTCAGTGTATGGTTTAAGAATGCCAATGACGATACAGTTGAGGGAATTGCTCATGATAGCCTGCCAGTAAAAGCTTCTCAGTTTCATCCTGAGGCAGCGCCGGGACCTCATGATTGTTCATGGATTTTTGATGATTTTATAGATACTGCGTTAAAGAGTAAGGAGTAA